In the genome of Diaphorobacter sp. HDW4A, the window TCGCAGCTTGGGCGCGTGCTGGAGTATTCCGTGACGGTGAACAACACGGGTACAGAAGATGCGAGAAACGTGGTGTACGCCAATCCCTTGCCCACCGGAGTCAGCCTGATTCCAGGTTCGCTCAAGATTGCGGGTGCAAGTGTCACCGATGCTGCGGGAGATGACGCGGCTGACTACAACGCCGCCACACGCACCATCAACCTGCGTTTGGGGGCAGGGGCCAATGCGGTGCAAGGCGGTAATCTGGCCGTCAATGACAGCTTGAAGATCAGCTACCAAGTGTTGGTTGATGCGCTGTGTTCTGGCGATGTGACCTTGTCCAATCAAGGCACGGTTTCCGGTGTGGGCGTGATCAGTGGAGATTCCGTCAGCCATCAGACTGACGGTGATGCCGCAGCGGGTGGTAGTCAGCCGTTGCTGACGGCGCTGAGCATGCGCAGCCTGAGCATCGGCAACACGTCGACGATGGGTAGTCTGACCGCCACAGCCACCACCACCACTGGCGTGGCGTGCAGCGCTCCTGTGGGCGCAGTGAGCTATCCCACAGGCAGCAGCATTGTCATCAATGCCGCCCCTACTGCGCCAGGTGCGGTGTTCGGCCAGTGGAGCGGCGATTGCGCGGGCGCCACAGGCACCAGCTGCACGGTGCTGCTCAGCAGCGATGCCGTAGTGGATGCGAGCTGGACGATGACGCCGTTGTATTCAGTGAGCCCCGTTTCCGCTGGCGGTGGAACGGTGGCTTGCACGCCGCTCACCGTGTTTGAAGGCAGCAGCACCAATTGCACGGCGGTACCCGCTCAAGGCTACCGCACGGCATCCATGGGCGGATGCAACGGGGCAATCACCGCTGCGGGCGTTGACAACTACGTCACAGGCGCTGTGACGAGTGCATGCACGGTCACCGCCGCCTTTGAATTGCTGAACTACAGCGTCAACGCCACGGCGAATCCGCCTGCAGGTGGCTTGGTGACTTGTACGCCCGCCACGGTTGCCCATGGCAGCGCGGCCAGTTGCACGGCGGTTGCGACAACTGGTTATGTGCTCACTGGCTGGAGTGGCGATTGCAGCGGCACTGCTGCCAGCTGCAACCTGCCCAATGTGACCGCCGACCGTACCGTCACCGCACAGTTTTCCATCGTGCAGAAGAGTCTGAGCGGTACGACCATGCCAGCTGCAGGCAACAGCGCAGGTACGGCGGTTGCCGGCTTCACTGGAGGCGGTGCGAGCTGCAGGTTTGACACCAGCAGCAGCGCCTTTGTGCCTGCTCCCGCCACCTTGCCCGCAGGCCAGACCCTGCCGCACGGCATGCTGCAGTTCAAACTGCTGGGTTGTGATGCCGGTGCGACGGTGCATATGCGGGTGGACTGGCCTGCGCCCGTGCACGGCGCGGCCAAGTACGGCAAGGCAACGGCAGGTGCCAGTGAGGCCGGCTTCTTTGCACCGGACAACCTGAGCACCTCGGGCAACACCACGGAGTTTGATGTGACTGATGGTGCGGTGGGGGATGAGGATGGCGCGAAGAACGGCGAAATCGTCGATCCGGTCGGCGCGACGGTGCCAACGGCAGTGCCGGTGGTTGCCGCTGTTCCTGTACCGACTCTGGGCCAATGGGCGCTGGTGTTGTTGAGCATGCTGGCTGCGGGCCTGAGGGTAGGTGTACTGCGCCGCACGGTATCAGTGGCTCGCGTCGGGAGGTAGCCGACGAGGCAATGCGGTGAGATGGCTCCCGGCTTTCTGAAATGCGACGGTCACCGGCAGATTGATTCGCCAGCTGCCAACACCGTAAACGGTTGAGAGAAATACACGGCAATGGAAAAAGCCGCCAACTCCTTGCGAAGCTGGCGGCTTTTCGTTTTGATAACGGGCGTTGCGGGTTCAGGCCACGGAGTCGGCTGGCAGGCGCTGCAGCATCGCGAGGGATTGGGCGATGGTCTGGCGTAGCTCGCGGCGGTCGCAGATGAAGTCGACGGCACCCTTGGTCTGCAGGAACTCGGCGCGCTGGAAGCCTTCTGGCAGCTTCACGCGCACGGTGGATTCGATCACGCGTGGGCCGGCAAAGCCGATCAGGGCCTTGGGCTCGGCGATCACGATGTCGCCCACGAAGGCGAAACCTGCGGAGACGCCGCCCATGGTGGGGTCGGTCAGAACGCTGATGTAGGGCAGGCCCTTTTTGGCCAGGCGTGTGAGTGCGGCGTTGGTCTTGGCCATCTGCATAAGCGAGAGCAGGCCTTCTTGCATGCGCGCGCCGCCGGTGGCGGTGAAGCAGATGAAAGGCACCTTCTGTTCGATGGCGGTTTCGACGCCGCGCACGAAGCGCTCGCCAACCACCGAGCCCATCGAGCCGCCCATGAATTCGAATTCGAAGCAGGCCGCGACCACGTTGATGCTCTTGACCGCACCGCCCATGACGATGAGCGCATCGGTCTCGCCGGTGTGTTCGAGCGCCTCTTTCAGGCGCTCGGGGTACTTGCGGCTGTCCTTGAACTTGAGCGGATCGACTGGCAGCACTTCCTGACCGATTTCGTAGCGGCCTTCCGGATCGAGGAAGGCGTCCAGACGTGCACGCGCACCGATACGGTGGTGGTGACCACAGGTCGGACAGACCATCTGGTTGAGTTCCAGATCGTTCTTGTAGAGCACGGATTCGCAGCTGGGACACTTGATCCAGAGGCCTTCGGGCATCTGGCGGCGTTCAGCGGGATCTGTCTGCTGAATCTTGGATGGCAGCAGTTTTTCGAGCCAGGACATAGGTTTCCTTTCCAATACGCAAGCGCCTCAGTTCATTTCATTTTGTGAAATACGGAACGAGGCGCAACTGCGGGATTATGCGTCCATTGCCTTGCGCACGCCGCGCAGGAAATCGACCGCCAGAGGGATGATCTTTTCGTGGGGTTGGTCTTCGAGCAGCTGGATGATCTTGCTGCCGATGATGACCGCGTCGGAGAACTTGGCAATCGTCGCCGCCGTCTGCGCGTCGCGGATGCCGAAGCCCACGCCCACGGGGATCTTCACGTGTTCGCGGATTTTTGGCAGCATCGCTTCAACAGCCGAGGTGTCGAGCGCGCCCGAACCCGTCACGCCCTTGAGCGACACGTAGTACACGTAACCGGTCGCGATGTCCGCAACCTGCTGCATACGCTCAGGTGTGCTGGTGGGGGCAAGCAGGAAGATCAGATCCATGTTCTTCGCGCGCAGCTTGGCGGCGAAGTCGGTGGCTTCTTCCGGTGGATAGTCGACGATCAGCACGCCGTCGACGCCAGCTTGCGCCGCGTCGTTCACGAAGGCATCGACGCCGTGGCTCTGGTCATAGCGTTCCACCGGGTTGGCGTAGCCCATCAGCACCACAGGCGTGGTCTGGTTCTTCTGGCGGAACTCGCGCACGTGGGCGAGTACCTGCTTGAGGTTCACGCCATTGGCGATGGCGCGGTCACCGGCCTTCTGGATCACCGGGCCGTCGGCCATGGGATCGGAGAACGGCACGCCGAGCTCGATCACATCGGCACCGCCTTCGACCATGCCGTGCATCAGCGAGGGTGTGATCTGGGCGAATGGATAGCCGGCGGTGACGTAGGGAATCAGGGCCGAGCGGCCCTCGGATTTGAGTTTTTCGAATGTATCGTCAATGCGGCTCATGCTGCAGGACCTCCCTTGACTGTGTGGCCGCGCATGCTGGGGCGGTCGTAGTATTCGCCGCCGGTCAGGTCCGCCACGGTGCCGATGTCCTTGTCGCCGCGGCCCGAGAGGCACACGAGGATAGACTGGTCCTTGCGCATTTCCTTGGCGAGCTTCATCGCGTAGGCAAACGCGTGGCTCGATTCGAGCGCGGGAATGATGCCTTCGGTGCGGCACAGGTAGTGGAAGGCTTCGAGCGCTTCCTTGTCGGTGATGCCGACGTACTGTGCACGCTTGATCTCTTGCAACCAGGCGTGCTCGGGGCCGACGCCGGGGTAGTCGAGGCCCGCGCTGATGCTGTGGGTTTCGGTGATCTGGCCGTTCTCATCTTGCAGGATGAAGGTGCGGTTGCCATGCAGTACGCCCGACGAGCCGCGTTGCAGCGAAGCTGAATGCTTGCCGCTGTCAAGGCCTTCACCGGCCGCTTCGACGCCGATCAGGCGCGTCTTTTCGTGCGGGATGTAGGGGTAGAAGATACCCATGGCGTTGCTGCCACCGCCCACGCAGGCGACGACGGCGTCGGGGTGCTCAGCGGCGATTTTCTGGTCCTTGAGCATCTCGGGCATCTGCGTGAGGCATTCGGTGCCGATCACGCTCTGGAAGTCGCGCACCATCATCGGATAGGGGTGCGGACCGGCCACGGTGCCGATGATGTAGAAGGTGTTGTCGACATTGGCGACCCAGTCGCGCATGGCCTCATTGAGCGCGTCCTTGAGCGTCTTGCTGCCCGACTCGACCGGGATGACGGTCGCGCCCAACAGCTTCATGCGGTAGACGTTGGGGCTCTGGCGCTTCACATCTTCGGCGCCCATGTAGACCACGCATTCGAGGCCGTAGCGCGCGCAGATCGTGGCCGTGGCCACGCCGTGCTGGCCCGCGCCGGTCTCGGCAATGATGCGCGGCTTGCCCATGCGCTTGGCGAGCATGGCCTGGCCGATCACGTTGTTGATCTTGTGCGCACCGGTGTGGTTCAAGTCTTCACGCTTCAGATAGATCTGCGCGCCGCCCATTTCCTCGCTGGTGCGTGCAGCGTGGTAGACGGGCGAGGGACGGCCCACGAAGTGCGCCAGCTCGTAACGGAATTCACGCAGGAACTCCGGATCGTTCTGGTACTTGGCATAGGCGTCACGCAGCTCGATGATGGCGTGGGTCAGGGTTTCGCTGGCGAAGGTGCCGCCATACGGGCCGAAGTGGCCCTGTGCGTCAGGGAATTGGTATTGAGACATGGTCAGAGAATTCAAGCAGTTGCTGCATCGGCGGCTCGTACGGCGGCGATGAAGCGGTGGATCTTGTCGGCGTCCTTGATGCCCTTGAGCGTACCGCCCCCGGGAGCATCGGCTTCGACGCCGGAGCTCACATCAACGGCCAGCGTCAGGCAACGCGGCCGTACCTGCAAGATGCCATCGGTCACGTTTGCAGGCGTGAGTCCACCAGACAAAACGAGATGAGAGGCTACGCTTGGTGGAAGGAGTGACCAATTGAATGTTTTGCCACCGCCACCGAATCCGTCGACATGGGCGTCAAGGAGGATGGCTCGGGCTTGAGAGTGATCTTCCGCGTATTTTACGAGGTTGAACGAAGTCGCACCAGAGCCCAATGGAATTCGGGCCGCGCGCAGATAGGGGCGATGGCCTTGACCACTGGCGAGCCAGCAGTCCTCTGGCGTCTCGTCGCCGTGAAATTGCAGCATGGAGCCGGGGACCTGGTCCGCCACGGCGATGACTTCTTCGGCTGGCGCATTCACGAAGAGCAACACCGGCGTGACGAACGGCGGCAGGCGGCGCGCCAACTCGGCGGCGCGCAGGGCCGTGACGGCACGCGGGCTCTTGGCATACAGCACGAAGCCGATGGCATCGGCACCGGCGGCTACGGCGGCGTCGAGGTCCTGCTCACGCGTGAGTCCGCAAATTTTGATGCGAGTACGCGCGGCGGGGAGGGCGGAAACGGAGGGATTCGAGTCCTCTAGGTGCTTGTCCATGGCGATAAGGTCGTCAGTGTGAGTGACGGACTGGGGAGGTCGGGATGTCAGGGAAGCCAATCATACGCAGGCGCGTGTGTGGGCAATCCCCATTTTTCGGCATAGACGGGGCCAAGAAAGTACAGACCGTCCGGCGAGAACGTGGGGGCGGCGGCGTCTCGCGAGCGGGCAGCCAGAACGTCGATCATCCATTCCGGCTCCTTGTCTCCTCGGCCGACGGCGATCAGGCAGCCCATGATGTTGCGGATCATGTGGTGCAGGAAGGCGTTGGCCTCGAACTCGAAGCGCCAATAACAGGGCGTGAAGTGATGCAGGCTGTTGCGCTCGTCTTCGATGCGGCCCGGTGGGGCACCGCGTCGCGAGATGGTGATGCGCTGCATGGTCTTCACGGGGGACTTGGCCTGGCATGCGGAGGCACGCAATGAGGTGAAGTCATGCTCGCCGAGCAGGTGGGACGCGGCACGCTCCATGGCTTCGCCATTCAACGGGTGGAACACCCAGCCGACGCGACCCGTCTCGACGCTGGGGCGCACGGGCGACTGCAGTAGCACATAGGCATAGCGCCGCGCCACGGCGCTTGCGCGCGAGTGAAATTCGTCGGGCACGGGCTGGGCCCATTGCACGGCAATGTCGGGTGGCAGGAAGGTGTTGGTGCCGCGCACCCAGGAAAACGGCGCGCGCTGCAGTTCGGTGTCGAAATGGACGACCTGCATGACGCCGTGGACTCCCGTGTCGGTGCGACCCGCACAGAGAGTGGATATCTCATGAGTAGCAAAGCGGCCCAAGGCCGCTTCGAGGTGATCCTGTACGGTGTTGCCGGAGAGCTGGCTTTGCCAGCCGCTGTAGGCTTGACCGTTGTAACTTACGCCCAATGCGATCCGCATCGAAACCTCCTTGTGAGGAGCGATTGGATCACACTGGGTGACTTTGCTCGCGCAGGGGCCAAAATCAACCCAGCTTGGAGAGCAGTTGCTGAGCGCGCTGCTTCAGCTCGCCAGAGGCTTCGGCGATCACTTCTTCGACAAGGGTGCGGGCACCTTCGCTGTCGCCGATGGCGTTGAACTCTTCGGCCAGCGCCAGCTTGGTGTTCAGCGGATCATCCGGCATCGCGGCTCCGGACAGCGAGGCCATCGGTGCTGGTGCGGTCGTCGGGTGCTGGGCGCTGGTGGCGCTGTTCAGGTCGAGCGAGATGCCGCCCAGATCGAATTCCAGCGGCTGACGAGCCGTGGTTTCGACGTAGTGGGCAGCTTCCGCAGCGGCTGCAGCAGCGCTGGCAGCGGGCTTGTTGAACGACAGGTCATCCAGTTGGAAGTCCAGACCATTCGATGCCGCAGCTGGGGCTGATGGAGGTGTAAAGACAGCCGGTGCCGTTGGTGTATCCAGAGACAGCGATGGCAGCTCGAAGTCGGGTAGCTTGGGTGCTGCAGCCGTCTCTGCTGGCGAAGGCGCAATAGGCGGAGTCCACTGGTGGTTCTGCGGGGCAGCGTTCGAGGCGGACGTGCCGAGATTCAGGTCGAGGTCCAGATCATCCAGTGCAGCGACCGCGACAGGTGCCGGGGCGGACGAATGGAATTGCACTGGCAGCGTGCTAGGTGCGTCCAAGTCCAGATGCTCGGACTTCGAAGACGCAGCAACGGCTGCTGCAACACCGGCAGAACCAGCGGCGCGAGCGACGGATTGCTGATAGAACGCGTTTTCCGGGTCCTGTGTTCGGCCAAGTTCGGCCACGCGCGCCCAGTCCACGCCCTGACCTTGGGTCAGGGCAAACAGTTCGCGGGCCTGTGCTTCCAGCGCCTTGCGGTCTTGGCGCTTGGCGTAGATTTCGGCCAGCTTCACATGCACGGAAGTGCGCTCGGGATTGACACGAGCGGCTTCGCGAAGGATTTCCTCGGCCTGCAGATCGCGGCCGTAGGCGAGGTACACGTCGGCTTCGGCGACGGGATCGACTTCACCCGCATCCAGCTGGCTGGGTGAATAGGCGAGCGAGGATGAGCCGGTGGACAGGCCGCTGTTGGCGGTGTCCACACGCTGACCACCGCTTGCGCCGAAGAACGAGTCGGGCGCGAGGCTGCTGTCCATCATCGAGCTGTCGGACGGGGCGAGCGACGCGGCCTTGCGGCGTTGTGCGATCTTGTAGCCTCCCAGACCCAGCAGGGCGAGCAGAGCGACGCCGAGGCCGCCGAGCATGAGCGGGTCTTCGGTGAGGTTCTCGAAGAAAGTGGGCTCTGGCGGAGGAGGTGGTGGCGGCACGATGACGCGCTTCTTGGGCGCAGGTGCCGAGGCTGACGAAGCCGCGTCGGAGGCGGCTGCGACGGCGTCGCTGGCCGCAGTGACTGCGGAGCTGGCAGCGGTGACCGCAGCGGAGGCTGCCGAAGAGGCGGCCTCGGCAGCTGCAGCCGCTGCGCTGGCAGCCGTGGTTGCTGGCGCTGCGGCTGCGGATGCAGCAGGCACGGCGGGGGCCGCTGTAGCGCCCGCACCGGGAACTGTTGCAGGCACGGTGGCCACTGCGGGCAGATCGGCGGGCTTGCTGGCGGTGGCTGCAGGCGTGCCTGCGGCGGCACCAACCTTGTTCAACTCCGAGATGTTCTTGGACAGCTCGGCCATGCGCTCGGCATTCTGGTTCGACTGGCGATCCTGGGCGAGCTTCTCGTCCTTCTTCGCAGTCTGCACGCCACCCTTGGAGAGTGTGAGCTTGTCGGACGAGGCCGTGGCAGGCTTCTGATCGTCGACCTGGGACTGCACCGAACCCTTGGCCGCGCGCTGCGGTGTTGCCACTTCGACAGAAGGCGCGGCAGTCGCAAGACGGCGACGGAATTCGTTGAAGTCGCGGCTCTGGGCAGCGATGATCTTCTTGGCTTCGCCCGCAGTCACGGCCTGGGCCTGCGACTCGGTCGGCATCTGCAGCACGGTGCCCGCGCGCAGACGGTTCACGTTGCCGTTGATGAAAGCGTTCGGGTTGGCGCGCATCATGGCGACCAGCATCTGGTCAAGCGACACGCCTGCAGGGCGATGGGCACCGGCGATGCGGCCGGCGGTTTCACCGCTGCGCACGCGCACCTCTTCACCGCCACCTGACGATTCGGCGGCTGGTGCCGGTGCCGGAGCAACACGTTGCGTAGGTGCCTGAGCGCGGCGTTCCTGGATCTGTGGCAGGTTGCGCTGTGCGGGGACCACGATGGGAGCGGATTCGGGACGCTCGGAGAAGCGGGATTCCTGCGAGCTGATCTGCGGAGCAGTGGTTTGCGGTGCGGCAGGGCGGCGCAGCTCCGGCGGATCCAACAACATGGTGTAACTGCGCACGATGTGGCCCGATGCCCACGTGGCATCGATCACCAGATCCACAAAGGGATCGCTGATCGCCTTGGAACTGCTCAAGCGGAGCACGCCTGTGCCATCCGGGCGACGTTGAAACTGCACGCGGATGTCGTTGACGGACGGCGTGTATTCGAGTCCCTGAGCTCGATAGACGTCGGGCGTGGCCGTGGAGGCCTTCAACGACTCGGCTTCTGCCGCAGAGACCTGAGGCAGGTCGATATCCGCTCGCAATGGCTCCCCCAGAGCGGATCGCACATGGATCTGGCCCAGCGCCAAAGCGTGAACATCGGCTGTGAACAGGCCGGTGGATACGATGGCAGCAGCCGCCAAAACAGAAAATTTCCAGCGATGCATGTGTGCAACTTATTGATGATTTATTGGGCTTTGAGATGACGCAATAGGTTTTCTTTTGGTGTCATCCACTACGGGTCGTGAAAATATGTAAAAGCACCATAGCATCAATGTTTTGCACTGACAAGCTGATGCGACACTCCAACTTCACTCTCCACTCGTTTGGTAGAGAAGCGCTATTTCATATGTTGGTATTGGACAACGGCCTGTCGCAAATTGTATCTTCACCTCCCACCGATCACGAAATTCTGACCGTTGAGAGGTGATTGCCATCAAGTGTTACGCGTCGAGCAGGATGCGCAGCATGCGGCGCAGTGGCTCGGCAGCGCCCCACAGCAATTGGTCACCGATGGTGAATGCACCGACGTACTCGGGGCCCATGGCGAGCTTGCGGATGCGGCCTACAGGGATGGTCATGGTGCCGGTTACGGCCACAGGGGTCAGATCCTTGATCGTGGCTTCCTTGTTGTTCGGAACCACCTTCACCCACTCGTTGTCGGCAGCGATCATGGCCTCGATGTCGGCGACGGGCACATCCTTCTTGAGCTTGAAGGTCAGTGCCTGGCTGTGGCAACGCATCGCGCCCACGCGCACGCAGAAACCATCGACCGGGATCGCCGGCGTGCCGAAGCCTTCGCCCAGACCCATGATCTTGTTGGTTTCGGCCATGCCCTTCCATTCTTCCTTGGACATGCCGTTGCCCAGATCCTTGTCGATCCAGGGAATCAGACTGCCGCCCAGTGGCACCAGGAAGTTGGACGTTTCTTGGGCCGACAGATTGCGTTGCTTCGCCACCACCATGCGGTCGATCTCAAGGATTGCGCTCTTGGGATCGTCGAGCAGGGCCTTCACTTCGGCGTTCAGCGTGCCGTACTGCGTGAGCAGCTCACGCATGTGCTGGGCACCGCCGCCGGATGCGGCTTGATACGTTTGTGTGCTCATCCACTCGACCAGACCGGCCTTGTAGAGTGCGCCCACCCCCATCAGCATGCAGGAGACAGTGCAGTTGCCGCCCACCCAGTTGTTTCCACCCTTGGCGAGGGCGTTCTTGATCACGGGCATGTTCACCGGATCGAGAATGATGACTGCGTCATCCTTCATGCGAAGGGTGGAGGCGGCGTCGATCCAGTGGCCATTCCAGCCTGCGGCGCGCAGCTTGGGGAAAACCTCGGTGGTGTAGTCACCGCCTTGGGCGGTGATGATGATGTCGCAGCGCTTGAGGGCGTCGATGTTGAACGCGTCCTGCAGCGTGGTTTCGTTCTTGGCCATCGCCGGAGCCTTGCCGCCGGCGTTGGATGTGGAGAAGAACAGGGGCTCGATCAGATCGAAGTCATTTTCCTGTTGCATGCGGTCCATGAGAACCGAGCCGACCATGCCACGCCAGCCGACCAAACCTACCAACTTGCTCATTTTCAACGCCCTTTCAAAGTAAAACAGTGACCCCGATCGGGACTGCTCGCCTGGCTCGTCAGGCCAGGAAGGGCGCACGACGAACCAGGCTGGGTCAGCCCTTAATCGTCGTGATTTTGGAGATGATGGTTGCGCACGCAGCCAAACCAGCCAGGTTGGCAGGGGCAGTGTTCAGGGCGAACGGGCGAGCAGCAAACATAGGCGGTCATTGTAGCGGAGATGCCTGTTTTGTGGTGTTTTTGTGGCGCAACATTTTTTGCAATTCATTTGGTAGTTCGGCATATGCTGTTGTGGCGATTGCGTGGACTACTACCGTTTCTCGCAGTCCGAACGTGCGTTTCGAATCCTTTTCATCCTTTCATTCACTTATTTTCCGGAGGTGATCCATGGCAGGTTGGTTTGAACTCAGCAAGAGCAGTGACGGGCAGTTCCGCTTCGTCCTCAAGGCGGGCAACGCGGAGACCATTCTCACGAGCGAACTCTACAAGACCAAGGCCTCGGCCGAAAACGGCATCGCGTCCGTGCAGACCAATGCAGGGCTCGAGGAGCGCTATGAGCGCAAGGAAGCCACAAACGGCAAGTCCTTCTTCAACCTGAAGGCGGCGAACCACCAAGTCATCGGCAGCAGCCAGATGTATGCCACGGCCAAGTCGCGAGATGAAGGCATCGCATCCGTAAAGGTCAACGGGGCGAGCAAGACGGTCAAAGACAACAGCTGATCGAACACTTCTGGCACATGACAGGGCAGCCCTCGTGGCTGCCTTTTTCATTTTGAATTCACGAAACGATCATGGAATCGACATTCGAGTGTCATGCGGTCTTTCTACAGTAATTGGGTTGTTTGACTCACATCTTTAGAAATGAAAAAAACAGTTCTGGCCATGGCCGTAGCGGGGGCGGCGATGGCATCGCCTGCATGGGCGCTCAATGTGCTGATCAGCAACGACGACGGGCTGACCAGCAATGTCAAGGCGTTGTATGACGGTCTC includes:
- a CDS encoding YegP family protein, yielding MAGWFELSKSSDGQFRFVLKAGNAETILTSELYKTKASAENGIASVQTNAGLEERYERKEATNGKSFFNLKAANHQVIGSSQMYATAKSRDEGIASVKVNGASKTVKDNS